From Amycolatopsis sp. YIM 10, the proteins below share one genomic window:
- a CDS encoding sigma-70 family RNA polymerase sigma factor, with amino-acid sequence MDADEFAALTERHRRELRVHCYRMLGSFDEAEDIVQETFLRAWRAIDGFEGRSTPRAWLYKIATNACLDVLAGRSRRVLPHHRTGPSDPATSLEPREDIPWLQPFPDHLWEPAAPADSEPDAEVIAGETIELAFLAALQHLPPRQRAALLMRDLLGWPAKQVAQQLDTGVASVNSALQRARATLREHLPERRLDWPSPTDRERAVLRKYIEAMERADPAAVGALLAEDVRTTMPPWPMWFRGRDSVVAALASSWDTGSPDYVGRFRMRPIAANHQLAVAGYLRRPGDDEFRAFAISLVRIEHDLVAEAHAFHDPRLFPLFGLPGTWTDEFSVPVASQHG; translated from the coding sequence ATGGACGCTGACGAGTTCGCCGCGCTGACCGAACGGCACCGGCGCGAACTGCGCGTGCACTGCTACCGGATGCTCGGTTCGTTCGACGAGGCCGAGGACATCGTGCAGGAGACGTTCCTGCGCGCGTGGCGGGCCATCGACGGTTTCGAGGGCCGCTCGACCCCGCGCGCGTGGCTGTACAAGATCGCCACCAACGCCTGCCTCGACGTGCTGGCCGGCCGGTCCCGGCGGGTGCTCCCCCACCACCGCACCGGCCCGTCGGATCCGGCGACCTCGCTGGAGCCGCGCGAGGACATCCCGTGGCTGCAACCGTTCCCGGACCACCTCTGGGAACCGGCCGCCCCCGCCGACTCCGAACCGGACGCCGAGGTGATCGCCGGGGAGACGATCGAGCTGGCGTTCCTGGCCGCGCTCCAGCACCTGCCCCCGCGCCAGCGGGCCGCGCTGCTGATGCGTGACCTGCTGGGCTGGCCGGCCAAGCAGGTCGCCCAGCAGCTGGACACCGGCGTGGCCTCGGTCAACAGCGCGCTCCAGCGGGCGCGGGCCACGCTGCGGGAGCACCTGCCCGAGCGGCGGCTCGACTGGCCGAGTCCCACCGATCGCGAGCGGGCCGTGCTGCGCAAGTACATCGAGGCGATGGAGCGGGCCGATCCGGCCGCGGTCGGCGCGCTGCTGGCCGAGGACGTGCGGACCACGATGCCGCCGTGGCCGATGTGGTTCCGCGGCCGCGATTCGGTGGTGGCCGCGCTGGCCTCCAGCTGGGACACCGGTTCCCCGGACTACGTCGGCCGGTTCCGGATGCGCCCGATCGCCGCCAACCACCAGCTCGCGGTGGCCGGCTACCTCCGGCGGCCCGGCGACGACGAGTTCCGGGCCTTCGCGATCTCGCTGGTGCGGATCGAGCACGATCTGGTCGCCGAAGCACACGCCTTCCACGACCCCCGGCTGTTCCCCCTGTTCGGGCTGCCAGGGACGTGGACCGATGAGTTTTCGGTCCCGGTGGCGTCGCAACACGGGTAA
- a CDS encoding dihydrofolate reductase family protein yields the protein MSKLLYSASMSLDGFIAGPGGDMSWLTEHLGPEPAVDDLIPRIGAILAGKRTFGGDDPHRDDPEKAGQAFGGGWSGPQFVLTHHAPPVPAPGVTFVDDLAKAIAMAKGAAGDKYVNVLGADVARQCLAAGELDEILVFVVPVLLGDGVRLFGHPGGTNIRLEPIGESGLWFRVAR from the coding sequence GTGAGCAAGCTCCTGTATTCGGCCAGCATGTCGCTCGACGGTTTCATCGCCGGACCGGGCGGTGACATGTCGTGGCTGACCGAGCACCTCGGCCCGGAACCGGCCGTGGACGACCTGATCCCGCGAATCGGCGCGATCCTGGCCGGGAAGCGGACCTTCGGCGGGGACGACCCGCACCGCGACGACCCGGAGAAGGCCGGGCAGGCGTTCGGCGGCGGCTGGTCGGGCCCGCAGTTCGTGCTGACCCACCACGCGCCGCCGGTGCCGGCCCCCGGGGTCACCTTCGTCGACGACCTGGCCAAGGCCATCGCAATGGCGAAGGGCGCGGCCGGGGACAAGTACGTCAACGTGCTCGGCGCCGACGTGGCCCGGCAGTGCCTGGCGGCCGGTGAGCTGGACGAGATCCTGGTGTTCGTCGTCCCGGTTCTGCTCGGCGACGGCGTCCGGTTGTTCGGCCATCCCGGTGGCACGAACATCCGGCTGGAGCCGATCGGCGAGAGCGGCCTGTGGTTCCGGGTGGCCCGCTGA
- a CDS encoding IclR family transcriptional regulator: MAGQAPLSAADKTLSVLEALADHSRIADIAASAGLPKPTVHRILQTLVRHGFARPDGHGSYVGGPRILSLAGRFLQRLDIAEQVRPVLRELQESTGWTVHLALLSGDEAVYVAKLEGAKPYHLASRVGMSLPLHCTSIGKAILASLPDSEVRALAARTGLAARTSHTITDVDALLAELATVRSVGHAEDHEENEPGVRAVGAVVHDHTGQVLGALSAATLVHLAEPDDHVAALVTRAAFAASQALGAPAM, translated from the coding sequence ATGGCTGGCCAGGCTCCGCTGTCGGCGGCGGACAAAACGCTGAGCGTGCTCGAAGCGCTCGCCGACCACTCGCGCATCGCCGACATCGCCGCCTCCGCCGGGCTGCCGAAGCCGACCGTGCACCGGATCCTGCAAACCCTGGTGCGACACGGGTTCGCGCGGCCGGACGGGCACGGCAGCTACGTCGGCGGACCGAGGATCCTCAGCCTGGCGGGGCGGTTCCTGCAACGGCTGGACATCGCCGAGCAGGTGCGGCCGGTACTGCGTGAGCTTCAGGAAAGCACCGGGTGGACGGTGCACCTGGCGCTGCTTTCCGGGGACGAAGCGGTGTACGTGGCGAAACTGGAGGGCGCCAAGCCGTACCACCTGGCGTCGCGGGTGGGGATGAGCCTGCCGCTGCACTGCACGTCGATCGGCAAGGCGATCCTGGCGAGCCTGCCGGACTCCGAGGTCCGCGCGCTGGCCGCGCGCACCGGCCTCGCCGCGCGGACCTCGCACACCATCACCGACGTGGACGCGCTGCTGGCCGAACTGGCCACCGTGCGCTCCGTCGGTCACGCCGAGGACCACGAGGAGAACGAACCGGGCGTGCGCGCGGTGGGCGCAGTCGTCCACGACCACACCGGGCAGGTCCTCGGCGCCCTCTCCGCCGCGACGCTGGTCCACCTGGCCGAGCCGGACGACCACGTCGCCGCGCTGGTCACCCGGGCCGCCTTCGCCGCTTCCCAGGCCCTGGGCGCGCCAGCCATGTGA
- a CDS encoding Ldh family oxidoreductase, whose product MRVAASELQQLAVSILTGAGVSTVDAQRVAASLVRSNLLGHDSHGVRRLPAYLGQIRAGQIDPRARPDAEQVREGAVVVHGNKAFGQLAAHRAVRELRRTTAKTGAGIATIRDCNHVGRLGEYVAELAEHDLIGIAFGNADPTVAPYGGAERRLGTNPLAWAVPRAAGAPPIVLDWATSGVAEGKLALARDRGEHVPEGLVLDRDGRATTDPGDFYTGGALLPFGGHKGYGLSVLIEIVGGLISGTGIGSMPGYRGGFGTVLAAFDIAAFGDPRQFREHTEQFRAELRRTRTAEGHTGVQVPGEPEERARRERERDGIPLAEAVWQELHALSRE is encoded by the coding sequence ATGCGGGTAGCGGCGTCCGAACTCCAGCAGCTGGCGGTGAGCATCCTGACCGGCGCCGGTGTGTCCACAGTGGACGCGCAGCGGGTGGCGGCCTCGCTCGTCCGGTCCAACCTGCTCGGCCACGACTCGCACGGGGTCCGGCGGCTGCCCGCCTACCTCGGCCAGATCCGCGCCGGGCAGATCGACCCCCGCGCCCGGCCGGACGCCGAACAGGTCCGAGAAGGGGCGGTGGTGGTGCACGGGAACAAGGCGTTCGGCCAGCTCGCCGCCCACCGGGCGGTGCGCGAGCTGCGGCGGACCACCGCCAAGACCGGAGCCGGCATCGCGACCATCCGCGACTGCAACCACGTCGGCAGGCTCGGCGAGTACGTCGCCGAACTCGCCGAGCACGACCTCATCGGGATCGCCTTCGGCAACGCCGATCCGACCGTCGCCCCGTACGGCGGCGCCGAACGCCGCCTCGGCACCAATCCACTCGCCTGGGCGGTCCCCCGCGCCGCCGGCGCACCGCCCATCGTGCTGGACTGGGCGACCTCCGGCGTGGCCGAAGGCAAGCTCGCGCTCGCCCGTGACCGCGGCGAGCACGTCCCCGAAGGCCTGGTGCTCGACCGGGACGGCCGCGCCACCACCGATCCCGGCGACTTCTACACCGGCGGCGCGCTGCTGCCCTTCGGCGGGCACAAGGGTTACGGCCTGAGCGTGCTCATCGAGATCGTCGGCGGGCTCATCTCCGGCACGGGCATCGGCAGCATGCCCGGCTACCGCGGCGGCTTCGGCACCGTGCTGGCCGCCTTCGACATCGCCGCCTTCGGAGATCCCCGGCAGTTCCGCGAGCACACCGAGCAGTTCCGCGCCGAGCTGCGCCGGACCAGGACGGCCGAGGGGCACACCGGGGTCCAGGTCCCCGGCGAGCCGGAAGAACGCGCCAGGCGCGAACGCGAACGCGACGGCATCCCGCTCGCCGAAGCCGTCTGGCAGGAACTGCACGCCCTATCGAGGGAGTAG
- a CDS encoding MFS transporter, whose protein sequence is MTAPAELRRVVSASVVGTALEWYDFFIYGFAVTLAFNELFFRTADPAMGTIVGFATFGVGFAVRPLGGFLFGHLGDRIGRRSTLVVTTLVMGVSTGLIGLLPTYDSIGIAAPILLTVLRMCQGLGAGAEFGGASTLLAEHAPPKRRGFFTSFAQTGVQIGLLSGTVVFLLVEQLGRETVLAWAWRIPFWFSFVLIGVALYVRLRVAESPVFREMAATRDTVELPVFDALRRYPRNFGIGIGAHICDTAVVYIYATYTVTYLTKTLGMERWVGLTGVILFSVAVIALQPVYGALSDRIGRRPLNLFSVVFTAAFAFPFFLLLDTREPALVWLALLVATTLGFAPMIAVQPAFYAELFGARVRYTGFAASREIGAALGGFSPLIAAALVAQADGKGWLVAVWMIFTALVSFVAFVLSKESREVDIAS, encoded by the coding sequence ATGACCGCCCCCGCCGAGCTGCGCCGCGTGGTCAGTGCCTCCGTGGTCGGCACCGCGCTCGAGTGGTACGACTTCTTCATCTACGGCTTCGCCGTCACGCTGGCGTTCAACGAGTTGTTCTTCCGCACCGCCGATCCGGCGATGGGCACCATCGTCGGCTTCGCCACCTTCGGCGTCGGTTTCGCGGTGCGCCCGCTCGGCGGATTCCTCTTCGGCCACCTCGGCGACCGCATCGGCCGCCGCTCCACGCTGGTGGTCACCACGCTGGTGATGGGTGTGTCCACCGGGCTGATCGGCCTGCTCCCGACCTACGACAGCATCGGCATCGCCGCGCCGATCCTGCTGACGGTGCTGCGGATGTGCCAGGGGCTCGGCGCCGGTGCCGAGTTCGGCGGCGCGTCCACCCTGCTCGCCGAGCACGCCCCGCCGAAGCGCCGCGGCTTCTTCACCTCGTTCGCGCAGACCGGTGTCCAAATCGGACTGCTGTCCGGCACCGTGGTGTTCCTGCTGGTCGAGCAACTGGGCCGCGAGACCGTGCTCGCCTGGGCGTGGCGGATACCGTTCTGGTTCAGCTTCGTGCTCATCGGTGTCGCGCTCTACGTCCGGCTCCGCGTCGCCGAATCGCCGGTGTTCCGCGAAATGGCGGCGACGCGGGATACCGTCGAACTTCCGGTTTTCGACGCACTGCGGCGGTATCCGCGTAACTTCGGCATCGGCATCGGCGCGCACATCTGCGACACCGCGGTCGTCTACATCTACGCCACCTACACCGTCACGTACCTGACCAAAACCCTCGGCATGGAACGCTGGGTCGGACTGACCGGGGTGATCCTGTTCAGCGTCGCGGTGATCGCGCTGCAACCGGTGTACGGCGCGCTGTCCGACCGGATCGGGCGGCGGCCGCTGAACCTGTTCAGCGTGGTTTTCACCGCCGCCTTCGCGTTCCCGTTCTTCCTGCTGCTCGACACCAGGGAACCGGCGCTGGTCTGGCTGGCGCTGCTGGTGGCGACCACGCTCGGCTTCGCGCCGATGATCGCCGTGCAGCCCGCGTTCTACGCCGAGCTGTTCGGCGCGCGCGTGCGCTACACCGGTTTCGCCGCCTCACGCGAGATCGGCGCCGCACTCGGCGGTTTCTCACCGCTGATCGCCGCCGCGCTGGTCGCCCAGGCCGACGGCAAGGGCTGGCTGGTGGCCGTCTGGATGATCTTCACCGCGCTGGTCTCGTTCGTCGCCTTCGTGCTGTCCAAGGAAAGCCGGGAGGTGGACATCGCGAGTTAG
- a CDS encoding MarR family winged helix-turn-helix transcriptional regulator, with amino-acid sequence MTASHHQAPPVTAEELLRLDNQICFALHAASRAFGTLYRTALRELDLTYPQYLVMLVLWESDGLPVKEIGVRLRLDSGTLSPLLKRLEGAGLIRRLRSEQDERSVEIHLTAAGEALRERALDVPRQIGAATGMPVAELKDLRARVAALTAAIDGTADTSEGCP; translated from the coding sequence ATGACCGCGAGCCACCACCAGGCACCGCCCGTGACGGCGGAGGAGTTGTTGCGCCTGGACAACCAGATCTGCTTCGCGTTGCACGCGGCTTCCCGCGCGTTCGGCACGCTGTACCGGACCGCGTTGCGCGAGCTGGACCTGACCTATCCGCAGTACCTGGTGATGCTGGTGCTGTGGGAGTCCGACGGGCTGCCGGTCAAGGAGATCGGCGTGCGGCTGCGGCTGGACTCCGGCACGCTTTCGCCGTTGCTCAAGCGGCTGGAGGGGGCCGGGCTGATCCGGCGGTTGCGCAGCGAGCAGGACGAGCGCTCGGTGGAGATCCACCTGACCGCGGCCGGCGAGGCGTTGCGCGAGCGGGCGCTGGACGTGCCGCGGCAGATCGGGGCCGCCACCGGGATGCCGGTCGCCGAGTTGAAGGACCTGCGCGCCAGGGTGGCCGCGCTGACCGCCGCCATCGACGGCACCGCCGACACCAGCGAGGGATGCCCCTAA
- a CDS encoding organic hydroperoxide resistance protein → MALYTAAATANGREGKAVSSDGRLDLALAMPPALGGDGNGTNPEQLFAAGYAACFASALGLVGRQAKVDTKDISVTAEVGIDKDDTGFALAVTLRVELPAEINEGTGRELVEQAHQVCPYSKATRGNIPVELVVE, encoded by the coding sequence ATGGCGCTCTACACCGCGGCGGCCACCGCCAACGGCCGCGAAGGCAAGGCGGTCAGCTCCGACGGCCGGCTCGACCTGGCGCTGGCCATGCCGCCCGCGCTCGGCGGCGACGGCAACGGCACCAATCCCGAGCAGCTCTTCGCCGCCGGGTACGCCGCCTGTTTCGCCAGCGCGCTCGGCCTGGTCGGCAGGCAGGCCAAAGTGGACACCAAGGACATCTCGGTGACCGCCGAGGTCGGCATCGACAAGGACGACACCGGCTTCGCGCTCGCGGTCACCCTGCGTGTGGAGCTGCCCGCCGAGATCAACGAGGGCACCGGCCGCGAGCTGGTCGAGCAGGCGCACCAGGTGTGCCCGTACTCCAAGGCGACCCGCGGCAACATCCCGGTCGAACTCGTCGTGGAGTGA